CTCCACGGGCTTCGACTGGCAGCAGCACGCCCGCGACCGTGGCGTCACCAAGCTCGACGTGATGAACGCATTACGGGCGAACTGGGAACGGATGCGGCCCGGGTTCGCATCGGAGGACGCGAAGAAGCTGCCACCCAACAAGTCGACCGAGATCGACGCATGGGCGGCCGGATATCCCGAGATCGTGCGTGCCGTGATCGATGACGTCGCCGACCCGAAGGCGGTGGCGTGATGGGCGATCGCACCCCGCTGACATCGCCGCAGTCGTCACACGATGCGGCCGACCAGCTCGACCGCCTCGCCGTGAAGCTCGAGCAGGCCCGCGAGGTAGCCGAGACCCACGCGACGTTGCGTGACCGGTTCGAGCAGCTGTACCGGCAGGCGTCCGCCCGCGCGCTGATGCATGACGAGGTCCTGACGTTGAGGTCGGAGGACCGTCGGAAGGCTGCGGTCCAGGACTTTTCGTTGCCGCCTGAGGTGCGGGAGATGGGCGCGAAGCTGGCGACGTCGATGGGTCTGGACGGGACGGTCCCGTTGACCGTCGGTGATTTGCGCTGGCTTCGTGACCGAGCTGCTTCGTTGGCCGATTCGCATTCGGCGAAGGCGTACGACGCCCGTGCCCTGGTGGGCGCGTGGACTGTGGTCGCGTCGATGGCGAAGCACGAGATCGAGCTGGGACGTATCGATCGGAGGGCCGCATGAGCGCCCCCAAGATCCGTCTCGCCCCACTCCGTACGGCGGCGTGGACGCGTGCCGGCGACCGCTGTGAGGCGGTGTTCGAGCACGGCAACCGCTGCCGCAACCTGGCCGACGAACTGCACCATCGGATCAAGCGGGCTGCGGGCGGGAACACCCTCGACCGGCTCGCGGTCGACGCGATCGGCGACGGCACGTTCGAGCCGGCCCGGCACCTTGCCCACCTGGTCGCGCTGTGCGCCGTGTGTCATCACGAGGTCGCGCACGGCCAGCCGGCACGTGCCCGACGTCTCGGGCTGGCCGTGTCCGGGAACGTGATCTTCGAGCGTTGGTCGGGCCGCACCTACTACGTGGGGCCGTCGGACGAGTTCCGGGCCCTGTGGCCGGCAGGGGGTGGCGCGCATGACGTGGCGTGAGCGTGCCCTGTGCCAGGCGGTGCCGGAGATGCCGTGGGAGAACGACGGCAAGCCGACGGTGGAGCAGCTGCGTGTCTGTCTCGCCTGTCCGGTGCTGCGCGACTGTGCCGGGTTCGCGGAGTCGGCTGCCTGCAAGGTCGGGGACGACGCGGGCGTGTTGGCCGCGTCGAATCCGACCGACCGGCAGGCGATCCGAGAGGGCCGGCGTTCGTGGGAGGACGTGTGGGCGCGTGCCCGCCGTCGGGTCGAGGTTCATGACGAGCTGGTTGGCCGTCGGGTGGTCCGGTGGATGTTGGTCGAGGCGGGCCGGATGGCGGATCGGGTGGTGTCGGCGTGAGGTTGGTTCCTGGGCAGACGATCGTCACGCCGGCTGGTGC
The sequence above is drawn from the Egicoccus sp. AB-alg2 genome and encodes:
- a CDS encoding WhiB family transcriptional regulator, translated to MTWRERALCQAVPEMPWENDGKPTVEQLRVCLACPVLRDCAGFAESAACKVGDDAGVLAASNPTDRQAIREGRRSWEDVWARARRRVEVHDELVGRRVVRWMLVEAGRMADRVVSA